The genomic stretch TTCAATACGATGGGGGTTGGTGTCGGTTGCTTCGCTGCGGTTGTATGGAATCCATTTGGGCTCATCCTAAAAGTAAAATCAATGGCATTAGTACTCCGCACGACGGAAGACTTGGCTACGGATATTTACTTGGAAGAGACGCATAGCCTGGATTTGGTTAGCTTCATCAAGAGTGAAGCGGTGGTAGATTCCTGCAGGAATGACAATGAGATCGCCTGGTTCAACAGCAAGGCGTATCCATTCATCTGTGGGTGTTTCTGCAGACATTTCAGCATAACCAAGCCATTTATCACGCTGCATGTTTTCGTACCTCTGACATCGAAAAACCCACTGCCCGATAGAATGTATCgaatctcctcgtcctcgtgcATATGCCTAGATTGGAGTGGTGTCAAACCAGGATCCTAATAACAGAGGGATAGGCATACTCTTCGAAGAAAGTCTTTATCTTTTCTTCGTAGATCTGGAAAAGATTACAATGTAATCGGTTAGCGTAATTATGACGAAGTTAAACGCAGTATCCTGATGAGAGCGCACCTCACCCATTCCCTCCTTCGACACGTTGATCAAATCCCTATTTTTGTACCCTCTTTCCTCAGCAATGGCATTGATCTTGGGCAAGTGGCCATCCACCGGGACAACCCAGTGCTCCACTTGCAAGGCTTTCAGAGTCTCTTCAGACACGGGGCGCGATGGCGAGTAATCGTGGGGTAAGCGCTGGTCACCGGGAACATTGTCGTAGTAGTAAGCCCGCATGATGACACAATTCGTCCAAAGATGGTGGTAGTTGGAGGTCAAGAGtgctttttgtttttagAATTTGCTTCCGTCCAATCCCGTGTGCGATATGATGCAATCTGGTGCAATCGGCATCCTCCATTTCTTCAGTCTCGAAGGCGTTTGGGTCAAGTTATAGTACTAATAGGTTTCAGATTCGCGAACATCCATGATAACGAAAGATTTTGAACCTAAAGGCTTTGACGTCTGTGGTGTACGAGTAGTCAACACAGACGTGAACGTTCGCAGCACGTGACAGCCTGCGCGTCTGGGACCCAGATATGGTAGGACGCGCTTAGGCTTgaaaattgtgtttgtgacCATCGACACGAAATAAAGAATGCATAAGTTTATATTTCCAGTATTTTACTTGACACAAAACTCGGTTTCTTTTTGAAATACCTGAAAAGTCTTCTTGCAGCCACTGGTTTGCCACAGGTAGCTATGGTGGctgttttatttttcaaaGTCCGAAAGGTTCATCACTGACTAGTGTTGCCGCCagagtgcagtgcagtgacagtgAAGCCATTTTTGGGCGACTGTGACACGCTTCACAGTGATCACAGTCCCTGTGAAGTGCTGTGAAGTGTTTGTGACGTCATTCACCGTCTCGACCTCATAAAATGGTCGACGAAAGGTTGACGCTTTGCAAGTCATTTTGTCTATATGTATTTGCTCATTCAGTGTCCTAATAGTCCAAGACACTTCAATGTAgcaatttttttgacttttctcAACAAATCCGGCGAAAACCAAGCAGAAATGTGCGTCGACGACAAGATCAAAGGGATCTGGACCACGTGCACTGTTGAATACTTTATTGCAATCTTATCTAGATAGATAAAGGTCATGTGCAATAAATATCCTCCATATATAGTAGGTATCCCGGACATTCTCATGTATTCGACAAAAATGCATGTAATACTTCCATATTTAGTCTAGATTATCTGACACTGCAATTTACGGCACACTTTGCAGAGCACTTCACTGCGACTTTGTTGCGCTGTGAAGTGtgtcggagaatgaaaaaacagagtGCAGTCACAGTCACTGCAGAGTGACTGCGCTCTGGCGGCAACACTAACAGTACTGATGATTCATCAGTACTTTAAATTTTGATGTCCGCTGGTGTTCCGCGTGTTCCGGATTATGTATATTTCAAATTTGCTCTTACGGTCACGGGCACACAATGTCACAAGTGTGTCAGCGTCACCCTAGTAGCTgttcgtttttcttttttttcattgaaGATCGGGCTGCAAGGCCTTGCTCACCACCTAATTTACCCTGGTCCATCAATAATTTAGCTTTAAAGCTTCTGAAAGGCTGTAATCTCATGGAAGGCTCGGAGGCCTTTGCCTTGTATGCATTAAACCTCTGCATGACATGTCCGCCGTAAAAAGGCCTACTCTTCTATGGGCTCAACGAAGCTCGTCCAGTATCAAACAAAAGGTGAACAATTGTTTGACACTCTAGAATGACTAATTGTACTAAGGACACCTGTCATATAGAATTATATCTACCTCACCGTAGATCTTCCTGGGATAGTGCACTCAACCGTGGTGTACGACATTACAAATAcctccttttccttgaaAGCCAACGCAAAAGAGTAGTGCCCGTCAACAATATCTTGTTTGAGTAACTGATCCCCTGCTATTAGT from Psilocybe cubensis strain MGC-MH-2018 chromosome 2, whole genome shotgun sequence encodes the following:
- a CDS encoding 1,2-dihydroxy-3-keto-5-methylthiopentene dioxygenase 1 codes for the protein MRAYYYDNVPGDQRLPHDYSPSRPVSEETLKALQVEHWVVPVDGHLPKINAIAEERGYKNRDLINVSKEGMGEIYEEKIKTFFEEHMHEDEEIRYILSGSGFFDVRETPTDEWIRLAVEPGDLIVIPAGIYHRFTLDEANQIQAMRLFQDEPKWIPYNRSEATDTNPHRIEYLKRVGVRA